Part of the Impatiens glandulifera chromosome 8, dImpGla2.1, whole genome shotgun sequence genome is shown below.
TTGTAAGAGGCGGCCGAATAAACTAGGGGTGTATTCTATTTGATACTTTATGCGAAATGGTCACCCTAAGTCCACTAGAAGTCTCGGTTATGCAATGCAGATTGGCTGGATTCTAAATCATCTGAACATTCCTACCGGCCCAGGTACTTCTCTTCCCCACAGCACAATCTTAACCTCCGCTAGCATAGGGAGATATTTCGTTAGGGCAAGCAAGGCTAAAGAATCCATGTCCGGGGGACCTAGCAAACAACCGACTGACAAAGAGGCCGCTAACGAAGAAACCAATACCGGGTCTAAGCTCCCTAAACTAGTTGATCGAACGAAATCATTTCAAAGACTTCGGACTGTCGTTGAATATACCGCTAGTACTAGTAGCCTAGCTAAGACAAAACAGAAGAAAACTGATGAGATCCCCTCAGATCAAGAGAAACTTCAACCTGAGGTAAATATTCCAACCCCACCTCCTTTTAATGTCATAGTTGTTGTTCAGAAGGAAGCTCCGGTACTTCCAAATACTCCGATTGAGCTTGTGGTTTTAGAAGATCAACTAGTAGTATCCGACATTATAAATCAAGTTGTTAATGAAACCGATCGGATGACTGCAACCGATCGGATAAATGTTGTTGATGAGACCGGTCAGATAGCTGAAACCGACTGGATAGATATTATTGATGAATCTAATTAGATGGTTGAACCCGATCAAGAAAACGTTGATAAAATCGGTTCGTCCTCTCTACTGGAAACCGACCGGCCTACCGAAATAGAAACCGGTCAACTAGAAAAAGTATTTACTGGCTAAACAAACGTGAATCAAAGAAACCGGAGGAAATACCAACTGATTTTACAAAGATCCTAACTCCAAATGCTCCAATCCATACAAAATTCACCCCTTCAACTGCCAAATCGTTCGAAGTACCTATTTTGGCTCCTCACCAAGATGATGAAGAGGCTGAGGAAATTGTTAACCTTATTCTAAATGAAATTGATGAGAAAGCAAGTGAAACTATCGATCTGTTTTATGCGTGGGCAAACGCAAGGCTGGAAACGAGCTTCAGCGAAGACTTTCCTGAGGTTCTAGAGGAGAATAAGTGGTCTGCCCTCTTGTCTCTGGAATAGGTGATCTTCTCTTTGACAAACACCTCGTCAGTACCCGAGGCCTTTCTAATAAGCAAACTTGTTGAGGTAGATGCTAGAAGGAAAGTGTTGTTGCCGATCATTGAAAAACGGGAAGAAGACTTTACATAAAAGGGGCTACGAAAAGAGTGAATAAGAACATTCTTGCATTACTAAAGGTTGTTATGAAGGACTTTCTGGTCACTATCTCCAAATTTGAGGTAGTATATAAACCGGTTGAAGAAGTCCCGTAACAGTTGAAGAAATACCGGCTGATGAGGGGCTTTTACCTCCTCAAGGTGAAATTCAGACTGTTGAAACCGGGAAGCCATTAATTGTAAAGGGACAATCGTCTAAGCCTAGATGGACCTCCTCCGAGGAACGAGAATTATTCGACAAATATGATGTTAAAGGCCCGTGTGTTAAAGAAAAGTACTTAGGATTGGGAAAATAGGAGTATGAAGAAATAGTTGAAAGACTGAAAGTCACTTCGGCTGACGAATTCGACTCCAATTTACTAGGATCAACCGATGACGAATCCAAGGATGAAGACGGGCAAGATACCACAAATTTCAACCCACCACTTGCCGGAAAAGAAACTGAAAATCCTGTCAAATCTCTATCGGGTAAGTTCTCGGATcataataacaaaacaaaaaatgataGTGCTGAAAAACCGGCTTGCACAGAACGATCCATTCAAGTTAGTTCTCACGATGTATTACCTATTCAATCTCGTGCTCTTAGTTCAACTCGATCTATCTCTGAAAAATTCCAAGGGTGGACACTGAGTAGATGCTCCAAAATATCCTAGCTTCATGGAAGACATCTATTGAAGCCCAAATAGCTGAATCAAATAGAGAGCGAGCTTCCTcgacagagtctcacaatcaagaATTGGCAAAGGTAAGGCAGGAACTGGGAAAGATTACTCCCGTCATCACTAAAACACTCTCGGTCGTTGAACTCGTATCATCACAACTATAAGAACTAGTTAAGGGAGCATGAAGAGAAGTTGTTCGTCGTattcaagaggaagaagatgcGAAAACAAAGGCCGCTAAAAAGGCTGATGAAGAGGCCGCACGCCGTCTTCAGGAAGAACTCAATGCAAATGATATACCTGTGCCGACTCCTACCGCTAAAAAGTCTAAAGCGGTTAAACGGAAGAGATCCAAGAAATCAGAGGCAGCGGAGACCGAAAAACCGAATGACAAAAAATCGAATGATAAAGAACTAGTAAATGAACAATCGGAGACTGAAAAACCGGAAGATGATGAAGTACcggaagaagatgatgaaatacCATTGGTTCGAAGACGTAGAATTACAAGAACTCATCCTTAACCGGAAGTACCCCCACCAGAAGTTCCACGTAGTGCTCGGTCAAACCAAAGACTACGTAGAGGTGGAGGGAGCTCGGCGGATCACAATGATGAAACTAACGTTGGCGGTCAAACAAATTAGAGCTTCGTGAACAAATGAATAGATGAAGAGCTCTCACAACCAATCTCAAAAATCAAAAGAGGGAGACATTAAATCTTACTGTCATATCTATCTTTTACTTACTATGTCGTTACTTTCTGTGTTTTTTTTTGATTGAAACATCTCGTTTATGTTTTACTAACtctatttattatgtttattaaacaGGAATGCCtcatgattaatatattttgttaaaatgctggttttgataattttaaaaattaaaataatcaaaaaaggagaaatttcaaaaaaacaGATCaccgttttttataaaaacaaactggctttgataatttattctaaactatcaaagagggagaaattgttagaatcaaaaattaatttaacttaagCGGCCAACGATTaaaaggttttgaatatttagattaaataatcaaaaaggagaaatgattagataaattagataattaattagtaagtaattaattatctaaaagaaTTTAACTAAGTTAATTTTTGTACAGGATAAAGAAAAACGCAAAACAAAGCAGTTTGGTTTTTCCTTCAAAGACAAAATGTAAAATTCAGCAGAACCGAACCGAAACTGGTACTATATCCTCGGCTCCATAAAGACGACGCAACTAGTTATATGTTCGGTTATATATCAAATAGGCGCAACCGATTTTATCTTCGGCTCCATAAAGACGGCACAACCGGTTATATTTTCGgttatttatcaaataggcgCAACCGGTTTTATCTTTGGCTCTATAAAGACGACGCAAATCGgtaatttgattgattttatgCTCCATCATTCATAAGAAACATAACCGGTAGTAGATCGGTTCGGTAATGGAAATCGGCTTTACCGCTCAACTAGCTGACCGTTAGACTTATCAGCTATATGTTATGAAGCGGAATCGGTTATCCGATCGATAGATTAAATACGACGCAATTAGTAGTTTGATCGGTAATCTATCCGGTATTATGCGGAACCGGTAATATCCATCTAATGGTAGTTTGACCTGTCTCTCACATGAAGGAGAAATTGATAATCTGATTGGTAGTTTGACCGATTAGATTTAAGAAACGGGACCGATTTTATGCTAAGATAACTTTATACTAAGCGCAACCGACAGTTTCCTTTTTAGTGTTAGGTAGAACAATTTCGGTAATTACAAAGGGGAGCCTTCACATGTCCAGACTGTATCATTGCCATtttaatacaagtctgatgaaacCTTCTTGGGATCAGAAGCCTGCCAAATGAACTCAGACAACCATTTCGGTATAAGTCCAATATAGTCCACTTGGAGTAGATGTTTATCACATCACCCCAGACAACCAAATTATTAGGAGACAAATCTGCATGTTGATCTGTTCCTcataaatcattaatcaaattaatgccatgttgacttattatcaaacaagatcAGAGGATATCCCAAAGTTGTACTCTACTGATCCTTgtccaatcagattcaagaaatgAAGTACCATCAaggaaatatatccgttgaagaagaatatgattgttgtcatattttctatttaagagAACAGAGCTCAGCCGGATAAGATACCTTTTGCCTAACCTTTTGTACAACATGTGATAACCTTTTGCTCAAGATTTCAACTCTTGCAACCTTACTCACGTTTGTTTCAGTGTGTGTTAGAAattaaaagtgtattacaagttCCTTATTCTATGTGAGTGGTGAGTATTATAAGTTGACAGAATCTAtttatgttcaacagagtgagccTAGTGAGAAGTCGacaacgagcagtaaataagccgCGGGTGCTCGACGTAAGCATTGTAAACAATCTGAATATTttgagtgaatatccttctcaaagtttaagaaggggtgacgtaagagttttatctccgaacatccataaatcatgTGTTGTGTTTTCCTTCTACTTTGTGTCCTCTTATTGTTGTCTAAACCGTTcttgtgttgcttcaagttgaaacgaacatttctgcacttgaactcggttcaagagtttgggACAACTTGCAAAGTatagagaccgatattaacctctaacaagGTTATTATCAACCGACGTGTGTGTAAGTATTCACCTTTGTGAGACCCAGTCTCCTTTGGCGATTCTGATCCTAACAGTCGTCCTCGACGAAGAGACCTTAGTCTAGTTAGCCTCCAATGCTCATCCTCCAATCTCTAAAGAGAGCTATTTTATCTTGTTTTTTTACAATTGTTTAATGCGGTTCTGAGATATTTTTAGTAGGGCCATAACGGGAAAGGCTTTGAAACCACAATCCTTGATAAATCATCGGTAATATTCTTTCAATTGTTTTACTGATTGTAGAACTGACCATTTTCTCATTGTCTTTAACTTTTCCGGGTTAGTAGTCACTCCATTTTCATTCAATATATGGCCCATGTAGGAAATTTGTGTGAGGAATAACCTTTGTTGTTGCAATGTTTCAAAGACTTGGTGTAGATATAAAAACACTTATTTCATTTGCGACTATACACTAGGGTGTCATCAAAAATCCAAGACAAGTCTTTCTTCCAGACTAGTACCACAGGGGAAACAAAAGAGCCATGGCTTCTAATTACTCCCCTATCTAGCAAATCATTGACTAAttgctcattttttttatctttcgtAGGGAAGGGTACCAGTATGAGAAAATGCACACAAATTATATATCATCTTTTAATGGGATTCGATGATGTTATTCCCAAACTGGTGGTAGGTCTTTAGGTTGCTGGAATAGAGTGTTGAAGTCTTCGAGTAGTCGCTAAGGATCCacaaaaatttcttttaatgtcATTGTGGTATGTAAAACAAATTGGCCTTCATGCTTACTCCTTAATTGCACCATGGTAGAAACACTGCATTTTCTTTAATGACTTCTCCAACTGTTTGTCTTGTATCAAGTTGATCTGTGAATAAGGTATACCCTACAAGATAGTGGTTATCCCTTTCTTCTCATAAGAGAGGGtcaacttttcaaaatccaagaTGAAGGGCCTAAATTAATCAACCACTCGATGCATAGCACAATATCGTACCTTGTCATGGTAAGCACCttcatatttatttgttaatcaTTTCCCTCCATTGACCATTTTAGGTCTAGGTAAATACTAGAGCATAATATGTTGGAGCCATCTGCCACTCAAACTAACAACACTTGAGTGGGCATGATATCGTGGCTAATTTTCTGTATAATCCTACTATTTATGAAGTTATGGGTGCTTCAAGTATCAATCAGGATCAACACCGGCAAGTTCCTGATCTTACTGATGATCTAGAGTGTCTGAAAATTATTAGAACCGGCCAATGCATGCAAAGAAATGGTAGACTCTTCCACCACATCAGGCTACAAAGGAGGGTCATCAAAACCCGACTATGGAGTGAGTTTTTGGAAATATAGTAAGTCTTTTTGGTCATTAGTCAACATcataaataactttgatttacacataTGGTTGGGTTCCCACTTTTCATTGCAATTGTAACATAAGTCTTTCctcatattttcatatattacaGTCGAGTCTATTTGCTAgcaaatatgtatatattgaaataatttgatttcttgaccCTATGAAGAgttgttgaaaataataataataataataataatgtgtttttgttgtttgaatatattttattgtctgGGTTATGAATAAGTCTGAAATGAACAATGTTCCTTTTCaaccataatttttttcacaattgaCCTTAATagattaataatcaaatattgtttaaatgaACTGAATTACAGAAAACAACACTCTCGTTTTTCACCTGTTAAGATTGTATTTTCACGATTTTTCCttgatgaattatttgtttagaTAACAAATTCTTAACAACACATAATCAATTGAGTCAAAcagtacattttattttaaaaaattaaaaatcagaGTCAAACACTATAAAAACTAGACATTAGTTGTCATAACAAAACATGAAATCAACTAGTAAGTATCCAAATTATCCATCTTAAGTCAAATAGTAACTATCCAAATTCTTAGCCAGATGTCAAATGGTGCATAATCAAATCCTCCCCATTGGGAGGAGTCATTTGATCTTCTTTCGATGTAATAGACTTTTCCCTCCTCGAATTTTGATAGCCAAATCATTTGTCATCGCCATCTTTCCCTTTGTGTTTTTCTTCCCATCAATCATCTTAAATTTCAACTTATACAAGGTGCAAGTATCGCACTTAAAGATCTCATAATCGTAAAGGTGTCACTCAAACTCTTTTCTCGGTTGttgattaatataataatatctctTTAGACCTCCATATTCGTTTATCATTTGTTTCCTCAATTCATGACAGCCCGACAATTATAATCAACTATAGACCTTTGCTTTATGTTGCTAGTTTTAATTGTTCGCATAGGCTTATTAATAAATAGCCACTCTATTATAGTCCGCCCTTCCAAAATTATCAAATCAAACCGATATGCAAATCAAGAAAcattaaacaaaatgaaattcTAAAcgactttttctttttttttatatagatcacctatataaaaaatagtggTGTGAACTTATCTAAGAAATTCTCGCAATCTTGGAACGTCTATCAAATTTGTTTTAAGTGACACAAGTAGCATGATGTTCCTTAAACAACTAGAAACATAATTCAATAAGCATATATATAGAGAAACCTAAGTTAATTGTTCCTACATCAAACCCTAAGTAAGCAAACTTAGGTATATATAGACCTTCGATGTTCATTCTTCGGTTGAGATATTCGGCGGACTTTCAGACTCGGAACGGAAGATTTGAAAAACTGAAGAAGAAATGAAGGGTAAGGAAGAGTTTGTGTCCTCCGCGAGGAGGAGTTGATGAGAGATAccttataaatgtatatttttttctctttaatttgaaataaatgataagtgacttatgattttgaaaagaatatatttaatgtatgaGTAAACatccatttattaaaaaaaaaacaaagggTTAAAAGTTTCATAGTTAAATCCTTTATGgttcaaattaaaattgaagCCTATATAATAAAGCTTCCAAAATTGAGCACTATTGGTAATTAGGTCTCAtataaataaggaaaaaaagCTCGACTAGCCGTATGTACTTGTATAATTAGCTCAATTAGACGTATGAACTAATAACAGAGTTTACTAACAGAGGCTAAatgaatcaatttttaaaagtacATACGcctaaatgaacttttattagttcatacgtctaattgagctagttgtacaactATACGAGCTTTTTTtcctataaataaatatgttaagtttcaatttataatttgataaaaataaatttaaaatttcagtATAAATTTGCaagttaaatttattgaaatgtAAGTAACTAATTATATGCTTAAATATGTTaggtttttcaatatttaaacaAGCTTGTAatattctataaatattttggaATAATTATACAGTATAAATGTAATTAACAATGTTTAGAAATGCGGCTAAAGCGGTTTTGCCCGCCAAAAGTTTTTACTCGGCGCCAAACCTTCCGCCAAGATTCATCAGAGCGGCAAAACTCCCGCCAAGAACCATCAGAGTATATATCTCTATATTCAATGATGGTTAGCCTTACAGATTTCTTCTCAAGGTATTCGAAAATGGTAGCTGCTAATATTGGTCCCGGCAAGTTTTACGGCAACAGCTTACCGAGGCCAAGGTTCTACACCGACGTTAAATTCAACGATGAACGAGTCGATCCGCCTACGCCGATGCTTGATCCGTTCTTGTCTTGGGCCAGTGATGCCCACTGGTCAATGGGTGGTCTTAGCTTCAAGCGTCTACGTCTTCAAGGACGAATTGAAGGTAACATCAAGCGCCTTCGCGTAGAGCGGGAGAAATTCCAGAAGAAGAGATCTAAAATCGCGGGTTCCCCTTCACCCATCGATGATTCATCCAATCTCATAAGCACGAGGCTTTCTCCGCCTCCTGCTCCCATTGCAAACAAGGGTCGTCGTCGTTTCATGGCAGTGATTgaggaagatgatgatgaggagGAGATAGTGAACAGCAATTATGATGGATGTTCTAGTAGGAAGCGGAAGCCGGCAAGGAGGcttgatgatgattttgatcGCGTGGCAGATGATGTTGTTTTGGAGAGGAAGGAGAAGAGAACCCATGTTAAGAGACCTTCATTGGATCTGAATATTATGGCTATGACATCTGAGATTGAGAATGTTTATAAGAAACCTGTTAGGGTTACAAGAAGTTCATCTTCAAGTTCTCAGAGTAGAACAAGAAGCTCTCGAAGAAGAAGGTTGGTCAAACGTGTTTAGATTAGTTCTTAACTTCATTTTGTAAAACTACTCATAAATGAGGGtggatttatatttaaatgtactCTCCATTTTGTAAAACTACGCATAAATGAGtaaggatgataatttgaaactGTCGGTAATTGGGTAATTGAATTGCGATTGTCATCCCTACAAAAGGTCATATAGTATACAACAAGTTTGTGTCAACTATTCAAAAGAACATAGAAAGTAAGAtgaaaagagattaaaaagCTTTTAGAAATGAATGGGatcaacaaataaagttaattttagcAAAAGAATAGGAAGAAGGAATTGTCACTAATATTGAATGTCCTTATGTTAGGGTACTTTAGAAAGTAGAGTAAATAAATACAAGGTCTTCTTCTTTCcctataaactaaaatatttttgaagaaatgTATTGAGAAAGGTCCAAAATATCACAAGAAATTAAACAGCCAGCCAGTTGAGCTCAATTTTTCAACATCTCTTGCACAGCAAATCCAAAATAACTGTCGAAATGGTTTGGTGGTTCGTAAATGAAGCAAGATATTACATCCCTGAGTGTAATGACCCCGGCAACTTCGTTTTCTTTACCCGCTACGTAAATCCTATGAACCGAGTTTGAGTCCAAAAGGTGGATTACGTTTCCAAGACTTGAATCAGTTTGACATGTTATCGGCACCACGACCCTCTTAGCCTCCGGAGTTTCCTCCGCAACAGTCTTCAAGAAATCCATCACCGTCAGCTGACTGAAACAATTGCATTCAACAATTTCCATTGGAAAATCACTAATAAGTAacttttttgtttgatataaggTTTTGTTTTGGATTATGTACATATTATAGTTAGATTTTTGTTGTTTAATTTGGTATACAAAATATAATGTAATTGTTTTTTTGCTTCCTTGGTATAAGACTAAAGAgattttttggatcatgatatACATTATTAGTTAAGAAAGAAATCTTCTATGACAGATGGTTTTTGGcaaatatataaatctaaatATAGATTTTTCAGACCATGATCAACATGAAAAAAGATTGTATAACAATAAAACATGTGTTTTTGGTAGATAAAAGTTATTGAAAAATCTAAGTTAGTCAAAAATCACAACAATCtaatacaaaatatcatcatGATCATAAAcacaatatttgaaattttgaatcatgatttaaaaatgatttatataccaaatgaagcaagaAAAACCACACTATAATCTAGATCATAATCTAAAAACTCTTATAACAATATTTCTAACTTCAAAAATTTTACCAATAAGATTGTAATTGTCCTAGAGATCTAAATTAATacttgttttaaataattctcCTGTAAATCATAGTGTTCTTAGTGAAAATCGAACCTAAAACCTTTGATTTCTTAGGTGAGACCTTTATCACTTTTGTTTTGATGAAACCTAGTTTGACATACCTGAATTTGGAGAAAAGTTGAGGTTTGAGAAGCAAGAATCTGATGTCTCTTATGCTCACATTCCCAACAATCTTCTTTTTCGGcccttccacaaccggaaggccTCCTATTTGGTTATCTTTCATCCTCTTAAAAGCTTCCAAGATCAAATCACTACTCTCAATGGTAATAACCTACACAACCAAACCATGCATCATGAAAAACAACTTATTAAAAGGAATACaattttattagaaagaaaCTAGCATTTTACCTCACTCCCCAACATGAAAGGAAGCCCGAGGTCAGATATATTGTATTTAGCAATACAATCAAACCAATCTCGGCCTTTGCATCCCTCTAGGCCATGCACAACTGCAGACTGAGTGATAAAGTTCTTAACAAATGGTTGGCCTGGTTCAACAACAGGAACATTCCTCAGCCGATATTTTGAAAGCAGCAGCAACACTGTCAGCATTGAGCTGTCCATTCCAACTGGAAGAAAAGGTGACCAACGATATGATCGGAGTATTGATCTTACCTATAACCGAATAATTCCAccataaaatcaaaattcattAACACCTACTTCCAACACACTTTTCAGACAGATATCTCATCAAATACAAAAGGTAGCTAGCTTAAACTTACAGTGGTGGATTTAAAAGGTTCTTCTTGAAGCAGAACTCTGTAAAAGTCCTCACCCAATTTGTCAGCAGCAGTTGGAGCATCTTTACCCAACCCCCTTTCAGCAACCACACCACCAGCCACAGCTGCACCGACTGCAGCAGCAGTTAGACCAACAACAGCAGCTGGTCCTGTCACGCCCAATGCAAGTGCACCGAGGGCACCAACAGCACCTGCTCCAACACCAGCAGCCGCGGCTGAACTAGCTGCCAGAGCAGCTGCAGCCAATTCTGCACCTTCTAGCACCCATAAAACTATTGCACAGTAATCTATAGTCCCCAAATACCTATCCCTCCAATCCATCGGGTTTTGTGCATCAGGATTAGTTACCGGAGCTGACAGGATGTTCGATTCTGATAGGATCTTAACTGCATCGCCAATCGGTGTGTCTGCTC
Proteins encoded:
- the LOC124912543 gene encoding uncharacterized protein LOC124912543; this encodes MVAANIGPGKFYGNSLPRPRFYTDVKFNDERVDPPTPMLDPFLSWASDAHWSMGGLSFKRLRLQGRIEGNIKRLRVEREKFQKKRSKIAGSPSPIDDSSNLISTRLSPPPAPIANKGRRRFMAVIEEDDDEEEIVNSNYDGCSSRKRKPARRLDDDFDRVADDVVLERKEKRTHVKRPSLDLNIMAMTSEIENVYKKPVRVTRSSSSSSQSRTRSSRRRRLVKRV
- the LOC124912084 gene encoding SNF1-related protein kinase regulatory subunit gamma-1-like, with protein sequence MANSGSKNKSYDAYFESIQTRKKLPHSLQEALTSAFERIHVSSFPNVPGGKVIEIRADTPIGDAVKILSESNILSAPVTNPDAQNPMDWRDRYLGTIDYCAIVLWVLEGAELAAAALAASSAAAAGVGAGAVGALGALALGVTGPAAVVGLTAAAVGAAVAGGVVAERGLGKDAPTAADKLGEDFYRVLLQEEPFKSTTVRSILRSYRWSPFLPVGMDSSMLTVLLLLSKYRLRNVPVVEPGQPFVKNFITQSAVVHGLEGCKGRDWFDCIAKYNISDLGLPFMLGSEVITIESSDLILEAFKRMKDNQIGGLPVVEGPKKKIVGNVSIRDIRFLLLKPQLFSKFSQLTVMDFLKTVAEETPEAKRVVVPITCQTDSSLGNVIHLLDSNSVHRIYVAGKENEVAGVITLRDVISCFIYEPPNHFDSYFGFAVQEMLKN